One region of Natronobacterium texcoconense genomic DNA includes:
- a CDS encoding GNAT family N-acetyltransferase, translating to MGQTIRRATADDITGIQRAVANSWRQGYGGLISEEQLIELTDKPAEFYPEERFQRKLSDEELLFFVALSDDEIAGIINFCWGEDNTHEFVKPDGCEIRSLYLDPKFWREGIGTSLFETGRKAIPGEIDELFVEVLSANERGRAFYESIEFTRFDHRTITLYSEPLETQLYRRETQI from the coding sequence ATGGGTCAAACGATTCGTCGTGCTACTGCCGACGATATTACGGGGATTCAACGCGCTGTTGCCAATTCATGGAGACAGGGCTATGGTGGCCTGATTAGTGAGGAACAGCTGATCGAACTGACCGACAAACCTGCCGAGTTCTACCCGGAAGAGCGGTTCCAGCGAAAGCTCAGCGACGAAGAACTCCTCTTTTTTGTTGCCCTCTCTGACGATGAGATTGCAGGAATTATCAACTTCTGTTGGGGAGAAGACAATACACACGAGTTCGTCAAGCCGGATGGCTGTGAGATTCGATCGCTCTATCTCGACCCGAAATTCTGGAGAGAAGGAATCGGAACGTCGCTGTTCGAAACCGGACGCAAAGCGATTCCGGGGGAGATAGACGAGTTATTCGTGGAAGTGCTCTCCGCCAACGAACGAGGTCGTGCGTTCTACGAATCGATCGAATTTACCCGGTTTGACCACCGGACGATTACATTATATAGCGAACCGCTCGAGACGCAACTGTATCGACGAGAGACGCAAATCTGA
- a CDS encoding 30S ribosomal protein S17e: MAIKPAYVKKTGNLLLERYPDAFTTDFEQNKDSVTKLTNVESKGVRNRIAGYVTRKKSAQVPA, encoded by the coding sequence ATGGCAATCAAACCGGCCTACGTCAAGAAGACCGGGAACCTCCTCCTGGAGCGGTACCCGGACGCGTTCACGACCGACTTCGAACAGAACAAAGACAGCGTCACAAAGCTCACCAACGTCGAATCGAAGGGCGTCCGCAACCGCATCGCGGGCTACGTCACGCGGAAGAAAAGCGCTCAGGTCCCTGCCTAA
- a CDS encoding D-2-hydroxyacid dehydrogenase — protein MVERESDDSTEPADVLVLRKGTHGVPIERYADALRDRLPDLTVRLARTPAAERELIRDAEFVTGMALEEDRLERAENLEVFACAYAGTGHLPMDRLEQQGVAVTNASGVHGPNIGEHVLGSILRFTRRFHVGDRRQRRREWRHYQAHELQGSTVTVVGLGAIGEAVCERLEPFGVETIGVRYSPEKGGPTDEVVGFEPDPFHEALARTDYLVLACPLTETTRGLVDRDALVTLDPGAVLVNVARGPVVDTDALVDAVRSNWIRGAALDVTDPEPLPEEHPLWNFENVRITPHNSGHTPKYYERLADIVAENARRFYEDSGVELENRVDF, from the coding sequence ATGGTCGAACGTGAGTCCGACGACAGTACCGAACCGGCGGACGTCCTCGTCCTCCGGAAGGGAACACACGGCGTGCCGATCGAACGGTATGCCGACGCGCTTCGCGACCGGCTTCCAGACCTGACCGTCCGTCTCGCACGGACGCCGGCGGCCGAACGCGAACTGATCCGGGACGCCGAGTTCGTCACGGGCATGGCTCTCGAGGAGGACCGCCTCGAGCGCGCCGAGAACCTCGAGGTGTTCGCGTGTGCCTACGCGGGGACGGGCCACCTGCCGATGGATCGACTCGAGCAGCAGGGAGTGGCGGTAACGAACGCGTCGGGCGTCCACGGCCCGAACATCGGCGAACACGTCCTGGGATCGATCCTCCGATTTACCCGACGGTTCCACGTCGGCGATCGTAGACAGCGCCGACGGGAGTGGCGACACTACCAGGCCCACGAACTCCAGGGGTCGACGGTGACGGTCGTCGGTCTCGGCGCGATCGGCGAGGCCGTCTGTGAGCGACTCGAGCCGTTCGGCGTGGAGACGATCGGCGTCCGCTACTCGCCGGAGAAGGGCGGGCCGACGGACGAGGTCGTCGGCTTCGAACCGGATCCGTTCCACGAGGCACTCGCCAGGACCGACTACCTCGTGCTCGCGTGTCCGCTGACGGAGACGACGCGCGGACTGGTCGATCGCGACGCCCTGGTGACGCTGGATCCCGGTGCCGTTCTGGTCAACGTCGCCCGCGGACCAGTGGTCGACACCGACGCGCTCGTCGACGCGGTGCGCTCGAACTGGATTCGCGGGGCGGCACTCGACGTCACGGATCCCGAACCGTTACCGGAAGAGCATCCACTCTGGAATTTCGAGAACGTCCGTATCACGCCTCACAACTCCGGCCACACGCCGAAATACTACGAGCGACTCGCCGACATCGTGGCGGAAAACGCTCGCCGCTTCTACGAAGATTCTGGCGTAGAACTCGAGAATAGAGTCGATTTCTGA
- the asd gene encoding aspartate-semialdehyde dehydrogenase: MAARVGVLGATGAVGQRLIQLLDPHPEFEIAALTASESSEGKTYRQAAKWRVDSPIPDDVAEMTVTATDPDEVPDDVGLLFSSLPSSVGAAVEPGFCEAGYVVSSNSSNARMADDVPLVIPEVNADHLDLLEVQRDERGWDGALVKNPNCSTITFVPTLAALAEYGIEKVHVATLQAVSGAGYDGVSSMEIIDNAIPHIGSEEDKLETESRKLLGEFDGAELTHDEMSVSASCNRIPTIDGHLENVWVETEEDVSIAEAAGAMESYPSLDLRSSPDPLIHVFDAPDRPQPRMDRTLGDGMAIAAGGLQETPFGLQYNCLAHNTIRGAAGASVLNGELLLENGYI; the protein is encoded by the coding sequence ATGGCAGCACGTGTAGGCGTACTCGGCGCAACCGGTGCCGTCGGACAACGACTCATTCAGCTTCTCGACCCGCATCCGGAGTTCGAAATCGCCGCTCTAACGGCGAGCGAATCCAGTGAGGGCAAGACGTACAGACAGGCAGCGAAGTGGCGCGTCGACAGCCCGATACCAGACGACGTCGCGGAGATGACCGTCACCGCGACCGACCCCGACGAGGTACCGGACGACGTCGGCCTGCTTTTCTCGTCGCTCCCCTCGAGCGTCGGCGCGGCGGTCGAACCCGGATTCTGTGAGGCTGGCTACGTCGTCTCGTCGAACTCCTCGAACGCGCGGATGGCCGACGACGTTCCGCTCGTGATTCCAGAGGTCAACGCCGACCACCTCGACCTGCTCGAGGTCCAGCGCGACGAGCGAGGCTGGGACGGCGCGCTCGTCAAGAACCCCAACTGCTCGACGATCACCTTCGTCCCGACGCTGGCCGCACTCGCAGAGTACGGCATCGAGAAGGTCCACGTCGCGACGCTGCAGGCCGTCTCCGGCGCGGGCTACGACGGCGTTTCCTCGATGGAGATCATCGACAACGCTATCCCCCACATCGGCAGCGAAGAAGACAAACTCGAGACCGAGTCCCGGAAACTGCTCGGCGAGTTCGACGGTGCCGAACTCACCCACGACGAGATGTCCGTCTCCGCGTCCTGTAACCGGATCCCGACGATCGACGGCCACCTCGAGAACGTCTGGGTGGAGACCGAAGAGGACGTCTCCATCGCGGAGGCCGCCGGCGCGATGGAGTCGTACCCCTCGCTCGACCTTCGCTCCTCGCCGGACCCGCTCATCCACGTCTTCGATGCGCCCGACCGACCACAGCCACGGATGGACCGCACGCTTGGCGACGGGATGGCTATCGCGGCCGGCGGACTCCAGGAGACGCCGTTCGGCCTGCAGTACAACTGTCTCGCCCACAACACGATCCGCGGTGCCGCCGGTGCGAGCGTGTTGAACGGCGAGTTGTTGCTCGAGAACGGCTACATCTAA
- a CDS encoding triphosphoribosyl-dephospho-CoA synthase — protein MRTPAQNARLALLLEVAGTPKPGNVDRRRDLADLRFEHFLAGTVGAEEGLEMAQNGDSVGDAFERAVEGMASQGGGNTQFGALLLLVPLVRATADGERLSPSTVESVVEETTVADAAGFYRAFDHVDVFVADPPTEMEPLDVRRGSDAVPALEDRGLTLLDVMDRSVPGDDVAREWVTGFERSFAAADRLVEAEGPATDRAASVFLSLLAERPDTLVANRHDEDVARKVSDRAATLFERDALETDPDAVETFAEDLVERGINPGTTADVTAAGLYIALERGGLEV, from the coding sequence ATGCGAACGCCAGCACAAAACGCACGCCTGGCACTCCTGCTCGAGGTCGCCGGCACGCCCAAACCGGGTAACGTGGACCGGCGTCGCGACCTCGCGGACCTCCGGTTCGAGCACTTCCTCGCTGGGACTGTCGGGGCCGAGGAGGGACTCGAGATGGCCCAGAACGGCGATTCCGTCGGTGACGCGTTCGAACGCGCCGTCGAGGGGATGGCTTCCCAGGGCGGCGGCAACACCCAGTTCGGCGCGCTGCTGTTGCTCGTCCCGCTCGTTCGGGCAACTGCGGACGGCGAACGACTCTCTCCGTCGACCGTCGAATCCGTCGTCGAGGAGACGACCGTCGCCGATGCCGCGGGCTTCTACCGTGCGTTCGATCACGTCGACGTCTTCGTCGCCGATCCGCCCACGGAGATGGAGCCACTCGACGTCCGGCGTGGTTCGGATGCCGTGCCAGCACTCGAGGACCGAGGATTGACCTTGCTCGACGTGATGGACCGCAGCGTCCCCGGCGACGACGTCGCACGCGAGTGGGTTACGGGCTTCGAACGCTCGTTCGCCGCGGCCGACCGCCTCGTTGAGGCCGAGGGTCCAGCGACCGATCGGGCCGCGAGCGTCTTCCTCTCCCTGCTCGCGGAGCGACCGGACACGCTCGTTGCGAACCGCCACGACGAAGACGTCGCTCGAAAGGTGAGCGACCGCGCTGCCACGCTCTTCGAGCGAGACGCTCTCGAGACCGATCCCGACGCCGTCGAAACCTTCGCCGAGGACCTCGTCGAACGCGGGATCAATCCCGGAACGACGGCGGACGTTACCGCTGCCGGACTCTACATTGCACTCGAGCGCGGAGGACTCGAGGTATGA
- a CDS encoding DNA-methyltransferase has protein sequence METTHRVFVGDARDLSEIEDDTAELVVTSPPYPMIEMWDDLFTELDPAIGDALESGAGREAFEAMHDQLDRVWDELERVLVDGGIACINVGDATRSVDDSFRVYPNHARVLEAFESRGFDPLPDVLWRKPANSAAKFMGSGTLPPNAYVTLEHEYVLIFRKGGEKRDFEPKADCRYEAAYFWEERNQWFSDVWTDVRGKLQALEDDELRDRSAAYPFEIPYRLICMYSAYDDTVLDPFWGTGTTSLAAMCAGRNSVGYELESEFLEVFQDRVTDAPDLSRSVGRARLERHREFVERRREEGKEFGYEADYYDTPVVTKMEQGLRFREVAGLDRLDGDRESTGYLAEHVPLTLE, from the coding sequence ATGGAGACGACCCATCGAGTTTTCGTCGGCGACGCGCGGGACCTCTCGGAAATCGAGGACGACACGGCGGAACTCGTCGTCACGTCGCCGCCGTACCCGATGATCGAGATGTGGGACGACCTCTTTACCGAACTCGATCCGGCCATCGGCGACGCACTCGAGTCGGGAGCGGGTCGCGAGGCGTTCGAGGCGATGCACGATCAACTCGATCGGGTCTGGGACGAACTCGAGCGCGTGCTCGTCGACGGCGGTATTGCCTGCATCAACGTCGGCGACGCGACGCGGTCGGTCGACGACAGCTTTCGAGTCTATCCGAACCACGCCCGCGTGCTCGAGGCTTTCGAGTCGCGAGGGTTCGATCCGCTCCCGGACGTCCTCTGGCGCAAACCGGCAAACAGTGCGGCGAAGTTCATGGGAAGCGGCACACTGCCGCCGAACGCTTACGTCACGCTCGAACACGAGTACGTCCTGATCTTCCGCAAGGGCGGAGAAAAACGCGACTTCGAGCCGAAGGCCGACTGCCGCTACGAGGCCGCCTACTTCTGGGAGGAGCGAAACCAGTGGTTTTCGGACGTCTGGACCGACGTCAGGGGCAAACTGCAGGCGCTCGAGGACGACGAACTCCGGGATCGGTCGGCTGCGTACCCATTCGAGATTCCGTACCGGCTGATCTGTATGTACTCGGCCTACGACGACACCGTGCTCGACCCGTTCTGGGGGACCGGCACCACGTCGCTCGCGGCGATGTGTGCCGGCCGGAATTCCGTGGGGTACGAACTCGAGTCGGAGTTCCTCGAGGTCTTCCAGGACCGGGTGACGGACGCGCCCGATCTCTCGCGGTCGGTCGGTCGGGCGCGTCTCGAGCGCCATCGCGAGTTCGTCGAGCGTCGTCGCGAGGAGGGCAAGGAGTTCGGCTACGAGGCCGACTACTACGATACGCCGGTGGTGACGAAGATGGAACAGGGACTGCGATTCCGCGAGGTCGCCGGCCTCGATCGGCTGGACGGCGACCGCGAGTCGACCGGCTATCTGGCCGAACACGTCCCGCTCACGCTCGAGTGA
- a CDS encoding DUF447 domain-containing protein, with the protein MSDENDATEWPVSLSGVTETVVTTLGPNDLWNAAALGVFAGDPVTATTWGSTRTRGNFHRQGEGYVQFVDDLVVFADAALSIDEYDDPVLESACAWTRVEVDSIETGTEDGTEWEKWRLEPVETAVERTTVPTIDRGFGAVIEATVAASRLGVDGYDEEQLRDRLEYFASVVERAGSDREREALERVREHSEW; encoded by the coding sequence ATGAGCGACGAGAACGACGCCACGGAGTGGCCCGTCTCGCTTTCCGGTGTCACCGAAACCGTCGTCACGACGCTCGGGCCGAACGACCTGTGGAACGCCGCCGCCCTCGGCGTCTTCGCCGGCGACCCCGTCACCGCGACGACCTGGGGGTCGACCCGTACCCGCGGCAACTTCCACCGCCAGGGCGAGGGCTACGTCCAGTTCGTCGACGACCTGGTCGTCTTCGCCGACGCCGCGCTCTCGATCGACGAGTACGACGACCCCGTCCTCGAGTCCGCGTGCGCCTGGACGCGCGTGGAGGTCGACTCGATCGAGACGGGTACCGAGGACGGAACCGAGTGGGAGAAATGGCGACTCGAGCCCGTCGAAACTGCGGTCGAGCGAACGACGGTGCCGACGATCGACCGCGGTTTCGGAGCCGTGATCGAGGCGACCGTCGCCGCCTCACGGCTCGGTGTCGACGGCTACGACGAGGAACAGCTTCGTGACCGACTCGAGTACTTCGCTTCGGTCGTCGAACGAGCTGGCAGCGACCGGGAGCGAGAGGCACTCGAGCGGGTTCGCGAGCACTCGGAGTGGTGA
- a CDS encoding manganese catalase family protein — translation MFFHEPELQYDVTVEEPDPHFAKLLQQAIGGAEGEIRVAMQYMFQAWALPPEYGEFRNLLLETATEELGHIEMLATAVTENLRGAPDELQEETEQAREHAAMAASMTGQTPRHLLSSGQSAMPIDSNGVPFDAGQIVASGNLAADLYANVMAESTGRLLATRLYELTDDPGMREMLSYLIARDTMHQNQWLEALEALDDPVPIPSSFPQEEENQEFNYAFMSTRREPQPDPDAPWTQGDTPDSRGEFSYVPEQPGDGEVVAPEPDPKTYNDPTDDQR, via the coding sequence ATGTTCTTCCACGAGCCGGAACTGCAATACGACGTTACCGTCGAAGAGCCAGACCCCCACTTCGCGAAACTACTTCAGCAAGCCATCGGCGGCGCGGAAGGCGAAATCAGGGTCGCCATGCAGTACATGTTCCAGGCCTGGGCACTCCCACCCGAATACGGCGAATTTCGAAACCTGTTGCTCGAAACCGCCACCGAAGAACTCGGCCACATCGAGATGCTCGCGACCGCCGTGACGGAAAACCTCCGTGGCGCACCCGATGAACTCCAAGAAGAGACAGAACAGGCCAGAGAACACGCAGCTATGGCCGCGTCGATGACCGGACAGACGCCACGACACCTGCTTTCCTCCGGCCAATCCGCGATGCCGATCGACAGCAACGGCGTTCCCTTCGATGCCGGCCAGATCGTTGCCTCCGGCAACCTCGCCGCCGACCTCTACGCCAACGTCATGGCCGAATCCACTGGCCGACTCCTGGCCACACGCCTCTACGAACTCACCGACGACCCTGGCATGCGAGAAATGCTCTCCTATCTCATCGCCCGCGATACGATGCATCAAAACCAGTGGCTCGAGGCGCTCGAAGCCCTCGACGATCCAGTGCCGATCCCCTCGAGTTTCCCACAGGAAGAAGAAAACCAGGAGTTCAACTACGCGTTCATGTCGACCCGACGAGAACCACAGCCCGATCCAGACGCCCCCTGGACGCAGGGTGATACGCCGGACAGCAGAGGCGAGTTCTCGTACGTGCCCGAACAGCCGGGTGATGGCGAAGTCGTCGCTCCGGAACCGGATCCGAAGACGTACAACGATCCGACTGACGATCAGCGGTAA
- a CDS encoding DUF7344 domain-containing protein, with product MIPVTSEPESLSTTSSTAADESGPAAGVLDNDRRRTVLRYLAEQDDGEAVSLSDLADHVAFEERTEDRGKLAEYGDALLGAHRRIHISLRHDHVPRLAAADAVTFNTDANTVTVTGEGMALLAEQNAAA from the coding sequence ATGATCCCAGTCACTTCCGAACCGGAATCCCTGTCGACCACATCCTCGACGGCCGCCGACGAAAGCGGCCCGGCCGCCGGCGTGCTGGACAACGACCGCCGCCGGACGGTGCTTCGATATCTCGCGGAGCAGGACGACGGGGAGGCCGTTTCGCTCTCGGACCTCGCGGACCACGTGGCGTTCGAGGAGCGAACGGAAGACAGGGGCAAACTCGCAGAGTACGGCGACGCGCTGCTCGGTGCCCACCGCCGTATCCACATCTCGCTGCGACACGATCACGTCCCCCGCCTGGCAGCGGCCGACGCCGTCACCTTCAACACCGACGCGAACACCGTTACGGTCACCGGGGAAGGGATGGCCCTGCTCGCCGAGCAGAACGCAGCGGCCTGA
- a CDS encoding NAD(P)/FAD-dependent oxidoreductase, with protein sequence MEHVDVAIVGGGPAGASAAERAASHGAETVLFEQGVPREDREELGPDSTDAAGMLDYWIDIMDFDYEEIPDEVIHRELEATEFIGPSTSVEMTTTGIDAAYPKFGYTFHRARMDDWLHERAVDAGADLRVGTGVSDLETDLRSDSSKGPTHTLTLSNGDQIEAQYVVLADGPQRRITLEALDQFTPPGRSASDHLSPPEANHIAYQEYREFPPELFEEFEDRLKFWWGYMPGETAYPWVFPNDGTVARVGLTMPIGMTLDDVENPDSYKLLRPDDDQLPSGSEYISRLLELEYGDEYDIEEDIPIVEDRGKSKGTETYPISSTRPIDSPVGANIAVAGGAMGTTSAFHEGGYHVAVRSGKIAGRLAATDSLENYNDVWKDAIGDELLRNIAFADIVEDYEPDDWDWAFGVVNDMQGNGGDNALISNKYSAGIDATKILASYKKRKFTYRNGRYVQFAEDDYVY encoded by the coding sequence ATGGAACACGTCGACGTTGCGATCGTCGGTGGCGGTCCGGCGGGTGCTTCTGCGGCCGAACGAGCCGCGTCTCACGGTGCCGAGACGGTCCTGTTCGAACAGGGGGTCCCACGAGAGGACCGCGAAGAACTCGGTCCCGACTCGACCGACGCCGCCGGGATGCTCGACTACTGGATCGATATCATGGACTTCGACTACGAGGAGATCCCCGACGAGGTGATCCACCGGGAACTCGAGGCCACCGAATTCATCGGCCCCTCGACGAGCGTCGAAATGACGACGACCGGGATCGACGCCGCGTATCCGAAGTTCGGCTACACCTTCCACCGCGCGCGCATGGACGACTGGCTCCACGAACGCGCGGTCGACGCGGGTGCCGACCTGCGCGTCGGTACCGGCGTCTCGGATCTCGAGACCGACCTCCGGTCCGATAGCTCGAAGGGTCCGACCCACACGCTGACGCTCTCGAACGGCGACCAGATCGAAGCCCAGTACGTCGTCCTCGCGGACGGCCCCCAGCGCCGAATCACGCTCGAGGCGCTCGACCAGTTCACGCCGCCGGGCCGAAGCGCCTCCGATCACCTTTCGCCGCCCGAGGCAAACCACATCGCCTATCAGGAGTACCGGGAGTTCCCTCCCGAGCTATTCGAGGAGTTCGAGGATCGACTCAAGTTCTGGTGGGGATACATGCCCGGCGAGACCGCGTACCCGTGGGTCTTCCCCAACGACGGTACGGTCGCCCGCGTCGGCCTGACGATGCCTATCGGCATGACCCTCGACGACGTCGAGAACCCCGACTCCTACAAACTCCTCCGGCCCGACGACGACCAGCTACCGTCGGGTTCGGAGTACATCAGCCGACTGCTCGAACTCGAGTACGGCGACGAATACGACATCGAGGAGGACATCCCGATCGTCGAGGATCGCGGCAAGTCCAAGGGAACCGAGACCTATCCAATCTCCTCGACGCGACCAATCGACTCGCCCGTCGGCGCGAACATCGCCGTCGCCGGCGGCGCGATGGGGACCACCTCCGCATTCCACGAGGGCGGCTATCACGTCGCCGTCCGCTCGGGCAAGATCGCCGGCCGACTCGCCGCAACCGACTCGCTCGAGAACTACAACGACGTCTGGAAGGACGCCATCGGCGACGAACTCCTCCGGAACATCGCCTTCGCCGACATCGTCGAGGACTACGAACCCGACGACTGGGACTGGGCCTTCGGCGTCGTCAACGACATGCAAGGCAACGGCGGCGACAACGCCCTGATCTCGAACAAGTACTCCGCCGGCATCGACGCGACCAAGATCCTCGCGAGCTACAAGAAGCGCAAATTCACCTACCGCAACGGTCGCTACGTCCAGTTCGCGGAAGACGACTACGTCTACTGA
- a CDS encoding NADPH-dependent FMN reductase translates to MTDVHVVGICGSLRDESKTRLALERLLEASRRAGATTELLGLREYELPTFDADRDREGAGDAESLAKRVREADAVVLGTPVYHGSYSSPLKTAIDYCGFDEFRGKTVGLLAVSGGAFPVLALDHLRSVCRALNAWVIPHEAAIANSGSAFEDGSFVDEKLEQRVATLGRRAVQYANIEPDPDSFESDQNVGAEGK, encoded by the coding sequence ATGACGGACGTTCACGTCGTCGGCATCTGTGGCAGCCTTCGCGACGAGAGCAAGACTCGACTCGCCCTCGAGCGACTGCTCGAGGCCTCCAGACGAGCGGGAGCAACGACCGAACTGCTCGGCCTGCGGGAGTACGAACTGCCGACCTTCGACGCCGACCGCGACCGCGAGGGGGCAGGCGACGCCGAGTCACTCGCGAAACGCGTCCGGGAGGCGGACGCGGTCGTACTCGGAACGCCGGTGTATCACGGTTCGTACTCCTCGCCGCTGAAGACGGCGATCGATTACTGTGGGTTCGACGAGTTCAGGGGGAAGACAGTCGGCCTGCTGGCCGTCTCAGGCGGTGCGTTTCCCGTGCTGGCGCTCGATCACCTGCGGTCGGTCTGTCGGGCGCTCAACGCGTGGGTGATCCCACACGAGGCAGCGATCGCAAACTCCGGGTCGGCGTTCGAGGACGGCTCGTTCGTCGACGAGAAACTCGAGCAGCGGGTCGCGACGCTCGGCCGGCGGGCGGTCCAGTACGCGAACATCGAACCGGATCCGGACTCGTTCGAGAGCGACCAGAACGTGGGTGCGGAAGGGAAGTAG
- a CDS encoding HhH-GPD family protein: protein MTETEAPPEPALPEDLEAVREALIEWYEDDHRDFPWRRTDDPYAILVSEVMSQQTQLGRVVEAWDEFLERWPTTAELAAADRADVVGFWTSHSLGYNNRAKYLHEAAAQVETEYDGEFPTTPEELQELMGVGPYTANAVASFAFNNGDAVVDTNVKRVLYRAFDVPDDDAVFEENANEIMPNGRSRVWNNAIMELGGVACEQTPSCDEAGCPWREWCSAYESGDFTAPDVPTQPSFEGSRRQFRGRIISTLKEYDELELDTLGPRIRVDYTPNGEYGREWLEGLLSDLEDDELVDVDRRDGEVVARLRR, encoded by the coding sequence ATGACCGAGACCGAGGCCCCACCGGAGCCGGCCCTCCCCGAGGACCTCGAGGCCGTCCGCGAGGCGCTGATCGAGTGGTACGAGGACGACCATCGGGACTTCCCGTGGCGACGTACCGACGATCCTTACGCCATCCTCGTGAGCGAGGTGATGAGCCAGCAGACCCAGCTGGGACGCGTCGTCGAGGCCTGGGATGAGTTCCTCGAGCGGTGGCCGACGACGGCGGAACTCGCGGCAGCCGACAGGGCCGACGTGGTGGGGTTCTGGACGAGTCACAGCCTCGGGTACAACAACCGGGCGAAGTACCTCCACGAGGCCGCTGCCCAGGTTGAGACCGAGTACGACGGTGAGTTCCCGACAACGCCCGAGGAACTCCAGGAGCTGATGGGTGTCGGTCCCTACACCGCGAACGCGGTCGCGAGCTTCGCGTTCAACAACGGCGACGCGGTCGTCGACACGAACGTCAAGCGCGTCCTCTATCGGGCGTTCGACGTCCCGGACGACGACGCGGTGTTCGAGGAGAACGCAAACGAGATCATGCCCAACGGACGCTCTCGCGTCTGGAACAACGCGATCATGGAACTGGGCGGCGTCGCCTGCGAGCAGACGCCAAGCTGTGACGAGGCCGGCTGTCCGTGGCGGGAGTGGTGTTCGGCCTACGAGAGCGGCGATTTCACCGCACCCGACGTCCCGACCCAGCCGTCGTTCGAGGGGAGCCGCCGCCAGTTCCGCGGCCGCATCATCTCGACGCTGAAGGAGTACGACGAACTCGAGCTAGATACGCTCGGTCCACGAATCCGCGTCGACTACACCCCCAACGGCGAGTACGGCCGGGAGTGGCTCGAGGGGCTGCTCTCGGATCTCGAGGACGACGAACTCGTCGACGTCGACCGACGCGACGGCGAGGTCGTCGCGCGACTTCGTCGGTGA